A stretch of Physeter macrocephalus isolate SW-GA chromosome 8, ASM283717v5, whole genome shotgun sequence DNA encodes these proteins:
- the CFAP90 gene encoding cilia- and flagella-associated protein 90 produces MPPTRELRSGFSRQRPKAGAGQPAAGGLGPGLLAGGTEHGGRMEDDEEEITAATLRGKPRPPPVSALSAFSYVPPRRQDPKEHSYYYRQGRTGIISLYDCVFKRNPGYNQKLHRDDREHAKSLGLHVNEEERERPVWVLTSSVYGRRIHQPVEPPNRDHSRAGHVKADFYRKNDIPSIKAPGFGHISPA; encoded by the exons ATGCCTCCCACCCGGGAACTCCGCAGCGGCTTTAGCAG GCAACGGCCGAAGGCGGGCGCCGGGCAGCCTGCGGCGGGCGGACTGGGACCGGGCCTCTTGGCGGGCGGGACCGAGCACGGCGGCCGGATGGAGGACGACGAGGAGGAGATCACCGCCGCCACGCTGCGGGGCAAGCCCCGGCCGCCGCCCGTCTCGGCGCTGTCCGCCTTCAGCTACGTCCCGCCGCGGCGCCAGGACCCCAAGGAGCACAGCTACTACTACCGCCAGGGCAGG ACCGGAATCATTTCCCTCTATGACTGTGTTTTTAAGAGGAACCCAGGTTATAATCAGAAATTGCACCGAGACGACAGAGAACATGCAAAAAGCCTGGGACTCCACGTTAACGAGGAG GAGCGCGAGAGGCCAGTGTGGGTGCTGACGTCTTCCGTCTACGGGCGGCGCATCCACCAGCCTGTGGAGCCCCCGAACCGGGATCACAGCCGCGCAGGCCACGTGAAGGCCGACTTCTACCGGAAGAACGACATCCCCAGCATCAAGGCGCCCGGCTTCGGGCACATTTCTCCGGCCTGA